The genome window TGCGAACGCACATTAATCGCTATCTGCACTCATGTATAGTCTTATATATGAAGCCCAACACAAGCTTAACCCGTGAACTCATGCATCGAGCACAACATATTTTTTCCTCTCTGCTTGTTGCAACTGTAAGTTTCCATATATTTCGTTAATGATCTAATTAGCTAGATCAATTAGCAGATACCGATGGCTTCTTCTTCACTGGTGCCCATGcttccccttctcctcctcctcgtgtgCCCGGACGTGGCCGTGTCTGCCGCAGCACCCGTCGGCGCGTCCTGCTACACGCGCCTGTTCAGCTTCGGCGACTCCATCACCGACGCTGGCAACCTCGCCAGCTTGTTGCCCAACATCTTCGTGATGGCACCACCCTACGGCGAGACCTTCTTCGGCCGCCCGACCGGCCGCTTCTGCGACGGCAGGCTCATCGTCGACTTCATAGGTATGAGTACTTCGTTCGCTCAACGCGCGCATACGATTACTCCTGACGTGCTGGGCAATATAATGTAAACGTTTTTGTACGCAGCGGAGGCGTTGCGGCTGCCGTTCTTGGCGCCGTACCTCACCGGAAGGACGGCGAACGACTTCCAGCAGGGGGTCAACTTCGCGGTGGCCAGCGCGACGGCGCTGAGACAGGACTTCTTCAGGGACATGGGGCTCAACCTGACTACCCTAACGCCATACTCGCTGGAAGTGCAGCTGGAGTGGTTCAAGCGCGTGCTACACTTGCTGGGGCCAACTGAACAAGGTAACTGGTGTCACCGTGTTATGTGTACAGGAAAAGCtgttttttccttctccaaatACAAGCACGATGCTTGTACCATCGCGTGGCTCCTACCAAGCGTCTACAAATTAATATTACTGCTAAAAGCACTCACGTACAAATAAAAAACTTTGAACAAAGTGACATATATTAATATAGAAATAGACTTATATATCGCCTATTACTATTGATTCCTTGAGAGACGATAGTGAtgaagtatcactgccgattcgtaTCAAAGATCGATACTAAAAGATCATTCGAAAAGAATCAGCagtgaaacttgattatcactgtcggttctagctacgaaccggCGGTGATACTATCATTATTGATTCGTGTTATAAATCGATAGTGAAACTTTGACTATCACTGTTGACtttagccacgaaccggcagtgatactatcactgtcggttcgtgttaTGAATCGACAGTGAAATCTTAACTATCACTGCTGACTGAAGTTTTCAGTCGGCAATGATAATATCTTCACTGTCGGTCACTGAGCCGACAGTAATAATCTAGGACTATTAGCATCCATTGTCCACTGTCGGTTTCAAAACCGACAGTAAAAGATATTTTGGAGTCGACAATTAAAAAGGATTTTGTAATAGTAACATCGTACGTCTGACATGCGTAACAAGGGTCTTCCTGCAGAGCGCAAGGACATCATGTCTCGCTCTCTGTTCCTGATGGGGGAGATCGGGGCCAACGACTACAACTATCCCTTCTTCCAGAACCGGTCCTTCACCGCCGAGATTAAGCCCTTGGTCCCAAAAGTCGTACAGAAGATCGAAAGCGCCGTCAAGGTAGGCGTCAATTAATCCCACCTGAACCCTAGCAAAACCAACAAATCCGTAGTTATATTTCGTGTGCCTTTCCATGCGCAAATAGGTTTTGATCGGCCTTGGAGCGAAGACGATCGTCGTCCCAGGAAACGTCCCCATGGGCTGCATACCCAGGTACCTCGCCAAGTTCCGGAGCAGCAACCCCGGCGACTACGACGCCGCCGGGTGCCTCAGGTGGCTCAACGACTTCGCCGAGCTCCACAACCGTGCGCTCAAGCGCGTGCTGGAGCAGATCCCTCGCGACCCGACGACGGTCACGGTAATCTACGGCGACTACTACGGCGCCATACTGGACATCACCCGTAACCCTCCCAAACACGGTAGGATCATATCGGTGCAAGTTTAATATACCCTAGCTTCAGATCATATCACGTTAGCTTGTTGAATTCGCGCGCATTACATGAAGCGAACAGCACTGAAAGTCGAATGGTTTTAACTGCTATTCTGATCGCAGGGTTTACGAACTTGGCCGCGTGTTGCGGGGACGGTGGCCCCTACAACTCCGGCTCGCTGTACCCCTGCAACGCCACGTCCATTGTTTGCCCTGACCCGTCCAAGCGCATTTCATGGGATGGCATACATTACACTGAAGCTGTGTATCGGTTCGTGGCGCGTGGCGTGCTAGATGGACCATACGCTGCACCATCGCCCATACTGTCGAAATGCAGATGCTAAACTACCTGTATCATATGTGCACGTACTCCTAAATCTACTTTTGCTAATATATACTTGATGAACAAGTAATATTATCGACCAATACTTGCTGATCTACTTTGGTCAGCAGTTATACAATAAATCTTGAACTTAGCTTGCATGTACACGTAACGCATCCCCTGCACGAATTAACCTGCTTTATATGAACTTGGTGACAAAAATATATCCACGCTGCAAGTGCGATCATCATGGGAATCAAAGATCACAAAGCAACAGTATATTATAACCTAGTCGCAAACGCGGTGCGCGTCCAGGTCGTAGTGCCAAAATTTTAAATCGATCAGGATGGACTTGCTTACCCTGATTATTGACAAATACACGCATTAGAATTGGAGTATGTCTCTAACCGGCCTCATGGTAATGTGGAATGATATTAGCACATCGGTCTATCTGATGCCAAACGGCCGCTAGTCAACATGGATAGATAGGATGCAAATTCTAAACTATGTAATCGACGTTGAGAAGGAAATCATGTGAAGATCGATCAATGATAATCATGTGAAGATTCACCCCACCCAATAGATAGTTCTGAGTAAacacttagtttatt of Phragmites australis chromosome 3, lpPhrAust1.1, whole genome shotgun sequence contains these proteins:
- the LOC133911044 gene encoding GDSL esterase/lipase At1g31550-like is translated as MASSSLVPMLPLLLLLVCPDVAVSAAAPVGASCYTRLFSFGDSITDAGNLASLLPNIFVMAPPYGETFFGRPTGRFCDGRLIVDFIAEALRLPFLAPYLTGRTANDFQQGVNFAVASATALRQDFFRDMGLNLTTLTPYSLEVQLEWFKRVLHLLGPTEQERKDIMSRSLFLMGEIGANDYNYPFFQNRSFTAEIKPLVPKVVQKIESAVKVLIGLGAKTIVVPGNVPMGCIPRYLAKFRSSNPGDYDAAGCLRWLNDFAELHNRALKRVLEQIPRDPTTVTVIYGDYYGAILDITRNPPKHGFTNLAACCGDGGPYNSGSLYPCNATSIVCPDPSKRISWDGIHYTEAVYRFVARGVLDGPYAAPSPILSKCRC